Below is a window of Gossypium hirsutum isolate 1008001.06 chromosome A12, Gossypium_hirsutum_v2.1, whole genome shotgun sequence DNA.
ttttatagccttttgactcacgtagactatgtcaaattcTGAAAGCAATATTTGCCACCTTGCCATTCTTCCATTTAGtactgttgactccatcatgtattttaatagatcaagttttgaaattagccaagtcgtatgatataaCATATACTACCTTAGCATTCAAGTCATCCAGATTAAAGCACAATACAATTTCTCAATTCGcaaatatctcatctcacactctgtgaatttcttgTTAAGGTAGTATATTGCCTTCTCTTTTCTTCCTGACTtgtcatgttggccaagcacacatcccatagaattactaaacactgataagtacagaattaatAGTCTGTCTGGACTAGGTGGAGATAACACTGTAGCgtttaacaagtattgcttaaccttaGCAAAAGCATTCTAGCATttctcatcccaagtaccttggttgtgttttctaaggaggcgaaatattggatcacatttctcggttaattgtgaaataaaccgagcaatataattcaatcttccaagaaaaccccgaacttccttctgagtacgtggtggaggcaatTCTCGTATAGCTCTAaccttgtctgagtcaacttctattcccttttcgctgaccacaaagcctaataacttccctgaccTAGCTCCGAATATGCACTTTGCCGGATtaagcttcaactgaaatttATTTAATCTCAGGAACAACTTCCTCAAAACTTCAATATGTTCCTTCTCTattcgagatttagcaatcatgtcatcaacatacacctcaatttctttgtgcatcatatcgtggaataaagtcaccatagccctttggtatgttTTCCTTGCATTCTTCAAcccaaagggcattaccttgtaacagaaggTGCCCCATAatgttatgaaggtggttttatccatgtcttaaggatgcatctttatctaattgtaccccgagaaaccatccataaagaagaacaacgaatatcccgctatattgtctaccaaagtgtcgaTGTGCGGTAAAGGAAAGTTGGCCTTTGGATTGGCTTTATTCAGATCtttgtaatcaacacacattcgtaccttcccatccttcttagggacAGGCACAATGTTGGCCACCCATTCTAAATACTTAACCTCTTGTAGGAATCCAGCGTCAAACTGCTTTTtgacttcatcttttattttcagcataatatcaggcctcatccttcgcaaTTTTTGTTGGACTGGCTTGCAATCTTGTCTTATGGGGAGAcgatgtaccacgatatcagtattcAAACCCGACATATCctcatatgaccatgcaaagatatctttgaattcttgTAGTATCTCAACAAGACCTTGTCTCATTTCCTTAGCAATATGTatgccaattttcacctccttcccTTATTCCGAGGCTACATTCTCTGTTGCCTCTTTCTCAcggggtaggatttgtttctcctcttgtttTACCATTCTCAACAGATCTGGAGATATATCACAATCCCTATCATCTTTAAAATCCTGAagttcttctaaacacatgtcttgctcaaaagagAATCTACGATTCGTAGTACcagtgctcatgtcattgatatctaaggGCCTGTGGGATACGAAAGAAcgtacaaagaatgaatgaatatgttatgaatgaaatggaaaatatttgaaagaatttaagTGTCAAAAGAATATTGAACGGCATAAAATAATATTCACTTGAATCGATAACAAAAGTTACGTtttattaaaatgtaaatatctgaacatgagcctattttacaaatgaaatcttactactcctaggctttagagcaatAAGAGTGTTCTGAAAATTACTTTGAAGAAtctttaaaaactacaggaagttcttctgcaaCCCAATTGTTTAAAGAGCTTCCCGGTTCATAAGGGCGAACGCCCTCAATGTTTCCTCGTTCAGACTCTTCATTATACACAGTATTGATGTGATAACCTCCTTTTTTGAGCAATCCTCTCTCAGGGTGAATCATCCCCCCTGATATAAAGGTTTGAGATATATGGGGGAATGTCATCAGTTCCCACTATACCTCTCTTCCATctaaacgcgcccttcttctctcttggcGCTTCTCTATTTATTTCCTCCTCTGCTTGTAATCTGACCTGAAACCCAAGCCAAAATGGTCTCTCTTCTTCTTTAGTTCAGGACCTTGAATCCCTCCTTGGAGATATCTTCCCAATCCTTTTCCTGGCAAGGCTCCTTTCCCCACTGTCATCTGCAAACTCATTCTTGTGGTTCTGGATATCTTGGGCACCGACACCTCATTCCCCTCTGAGATGAATGTTGCATTGACGAATTCTAATGAACAGAAAGAGCATTCAGTGGCCTCCTTATTTGCTTCTACATAAGGTGCATTACAGGTAACTGTCACTATAATGTCCTCCTCTGCATTTATGGTGACCAGCCGTCCATCGGctactaacttcaatttttggtgcaaaGACGAGGGCACTGCTCCTGCCGAATGTATCTAAGGTCTCCCCAATAAGCAACTGTAAGAGGGCTTGATGTCCATTACTAAAAAGTCCACCTCATACGTGTTTGGCCTAATCATCAAAGGAatatcaattcttcccatgacctttctCTCCGTGCCATCAAATACTCTCACTACATTATGGCatgttttcatgtgagaactGTCAATAGGTAATCTGTTCAATGTGGAAAGTAGCATGACATTTAAGGCTGACCCATTATCAATAAGCACACTAGGCAATGTATATCCTTTACAACGAGTGGTAATGGGCAATGCCTTAGCTGATCCTATACCTTCAGGTAGAATTTCATCAtcgttgaaataaatgaaattgtcaGCGCTTATGTTACTAACCAATCGATCCAACTTGTTGATGGATATATCATTAGTAACATAAGTCTCGTTGAGCACCTTTATTAACACCTAATGATGTACCTCTGAACTTAGAAGCAAAGCCAATACTGATATACGAGCTGTTGTTTGCGCAATTGCTCAACTACATTGTGCTCACTGTGTTTCaagagttttaaaaattctctcgcttcttcttccttcactgGCTCATTAACCAGTATTTCAGTCCCCTTTCCTTTGTCCAAAGCTTTTGCTTTTACGGGCTCAACTCTGACGCCTTCTGTATCATAACGATTCCCACTTCGTGTATAAGAACCTTCACTTTGAGCCTCCTTAGAAGCACTAGCTATATCCTCTTTCTCCGGAATTGTCACATTGCAGTTATAATTCCAAGGTACCCTCTTGTTATCCTCATAAGGAAAGGAAACAGTTTTATGAATAATGACTTTTGGTACCGTTGGTATTTCAACTTCATTATTTCTTGGTAAAGAAATAATGATCCTTGGCTGGTTTTGATTCTTCGGTCCACCTTCTAATGTACATATACATCCCTTGTATGAGCcagcttcataaaattctagcttaTTGTTATCCATAAGGCTTTGTACCATGGCCTTAAACTCGTCACACTCCTGGATCTCGTGCCCTTCTTCAACATGGAACTCGCAGTAGTTCCTCATTCCTTTATTCCTTTCTTTAGAGATTATCATCTCTCTGTTCACCATTTCCTCCCAAATTGTTTTCATTGGCGTTCTCACCTTGATCACATCCTCTTTGATTTTTCTCATGTCAGTGTTCCCAATTGCATTTACCCTTTGATCACCATGATTTGGCAACGGGTTCTCTATACTAGGGGTGTCATCAAATTTTATGACCCCCATCCTGATTAGCCTTTCTACTGCCTTTTTAAAACTAGTGCAATTTTCAATTGAATGCCTCGATATtcccgcatggtattcacatttggCGTTTGCATCATAACATCTGTGATATGGGGGTTGTAACGGTTTCAAATGAAAAGGAGCTATTGCATGCGCATTGAACAAACTTTGATAAAGCTCTCGATACGTCACTGGGATAGGCGTAAATGAGACCTTTTTAGAATTTTGTCTCAAACCAGATCCCTGCTTTTGAGAATCTTGTTGCCCAACTTTAGTTACTCTGGGCTGACTAACTGTAACCGCTTTTGAGTTATAACTATTCATATTGTTCACCTCATTATCTTTCCTTCTTGGGGCCAATCTTTTAACAGCTCCCCCCTCTATCTTGCCACCCCTTATgacattttcaatcatttctcctgccataactatatcaGCAAAACTCTTGGTGGTActtccaatcatgtgagtaaTGAATGGGGCCTTCAAAGTGTTAATGAACAACATGGTAGTTTCTTTCTCCAAAAGCAGTGATTGAACTTGCATGGCAACCttcctccacctctgtgcatattgcctaaagctctcattaggcttcttttccatattttgcaaAGTGATCCTATCAggagtcatgtcagtcacatgattatATTGTTGCATAAAGGCTTGCGCTAAGTCTCTCCAAGAACCGATCCTTGCGCGATTCGGTTGATTATACCACCTAGTCACTGCCCCAACCAAACTATCTTGAAAATAATGgatcaataattgatcattatttacATAGCCAGTCATCCGTTTgtagaacatggtgatatgggcttcagggcaagtagtcccattgtacttctcaaattctggcattttgaacttgtggggaagtaccaaatctgggaccaaacttaagTCCTTAGCATCAATTCCCTGACGATTATCAGCATTTTCTAgtgccttaaatttctcctctaaccatctacaacGTTCCTCTAATTGCCTTGATGATTCGAGtctcatctcttccttctccGCTACATCTAAATCAGGGATGACTAGATTGGCAGGGTTATCTCCTGGGTTAAATCCCGAACCAGTTTGAAAATTCATGGGTATTCTAGCGTCAACTTGCCCATGTTGAGATCTTATTGTGATGGACGGCCTTCGGGGATACGCCTCAAGTTAAGTTTGTACATGGGGTGGAGTAAAACCCGGAGGATGGTCCTCATTATCCTCTTCAGTGATAGTCATAGGGGCCTTTCCTTTATCTGTTACCC
It encodes the following:
- the LOC107907429 gene encoding uncharacterized protein — its product is MKDQMLEAQRNMMAEMAQLLKRVTDKGKAPMTITEEDNEDHPPGDNPANLVIPDLDVAEKEEMRLESSRQLEERCRWLEEKFKALENADNRQGIDAKDLSLVPDLRWRKVAMQVQSLLLEKETTMLFINTLKAPFITHMIGSTTKSFADIVMAGEMIENVIRGGKIEGGAVKRLAPRRKDNEVNNMNSYNSKAVTVSQPRVTKVGQQDSQKQGSGLRQNSKKVSFTPIPVTYRELYQSLFNAHAIAPFHLKPLQPPYHRCYDANAKCEYHAGISRHSIENCTSFKKAVERLIRMGVIKFDDTPSIENPLPNHGDQRVNAIGNTDMRKIKEDVIKVRTPMKTIWEEMVNREMIISKERNKGMRNYCEFHVEEGHEIQECDEFKAMVQSLMDNNKLEFYEAGSYKGCICTLEGGPKNQNQPRIIISLPRNNEVEIPTVPKVIIHKTVSFPYEDNKRVPWNYNCNVTIPEKEDIASASKEAQSEGSYTRSGNRYDTEGVRVEPVKAKALDKGKGTEILVNEPVKEEEAREFLKLLKHSEHNVVEQLRKQQLVLIKVLNETYVTNDISINKLDRLVSNISADNFIYFNDDEILPEGIGSAKALPITTRCKGYTLPSVLIDNGSALNVMLLSTLNRLPIDSSHMKTCHNVVRVFDGTERKIHSAGAVPSSLHQKLKLVADGRLVTINAEEDIIVTVTCNAPYVEANKEATECSFCSLEFVNATFISEGNEVSVPKISRTTRMSLQMTVGKGALPGKGLGRYLQGGIQGPELKKKRDHFGLGFRSDYKQRRK